In Oscillatoria acuminata PCC 6304, a single window of DNA contains:
- a CDS encoding zonular occludens toxin domain-containing protein: MIIGFVGEIGSGKSLLMTATALAYAEKRKMRLVFNYPIHLDALHEYCIIKNYPYIIRLINSGNIIFTPINSPQDLEKSLSIRNAIRCYDELGVFLNSRSWRNHSISLLAAFRQSRKMGGDVYFASQTIDELDCQFSDLIQMVYYCKGKSDYDEKLRNYSLKRQKWYFFDWVTFKLWMNTPKAKLNPIKTRFAYAKASGNSGNTIAINTLFRTYDSFARLDEFELGQELPKYSKGQYFLLKDEPFDLPLVELDYDGMTLQQRKSYFSAGISNESFYPTRWYVAFGSYPVYKMNFSLFVYRLLANMLDSTKRHQWEKICTTIMELEQIWLQLPKSGRWVLKMLPFLMLWGIIL, from the coding sequence ATGATTATAGGATTTGTGGGTGAGATTGGTTCGGGTAAATCCTTATTGATGACTGCAACAGCTTTGGCTTATGCCGAAAAGCGTAAAATGCGCTTAGTTTTTAATTACCCTATCCATCTGGACGCCCTCCACGAATACTGTATTATTAAGAATTATCCTTATATAATCCGATTAATTAATTCAGGTAATATCATCTTTACCCCCATCAACTCTCCTCAAGACCTTGAGAAATCTCTCTCTATTCGCAACGCTATCCGATGTTATGATGAATTAGGCGTTTTCCTTAATTCTCGTTCATGGCGCAATCATTCCATTTCTCTCCTTGCTGCGTTTCGTCAGAGTCGGAAAATGGGCGGTGATGTTTATTTCGCTTCTCAGACTATTGATGAGCTTGATTGTCAGTTTTCTGACCTTATTCAAATGGTTTATTATTGTAAGGGTAAATCTGATTATGATGAGAAGTTAAGAAATTACTCACTGAAGCGTCAAAAATGGTATTTTTTTGATTGGGTAACGTTTAAGTTGTGGATGAATACCCCCAAAGCTAAATTGAACCCAATTAAGACTCGATTTGCTTATGCTAAGGCTTCGGGGAATTCTGGCAATACCATTGCTATCAATACTCTATTTAGAACTTATGATAGCTTTGCTCGATTGGATGAGTTTGAATTGGGTCAGGAGTTGCCGAAGTATTCTAAGGGTCAGTATTTCTTATTAAAAGATGAACCCTTTGATTTGCCTCTAGTTGAATTAGATTATGATGGAATGACTTTACAGCAACGGAAGAGCTATTTTTCTGCGGGCATTTCTAACGAATCTTTTTACCCTACTCGTTGGTATGTGGCTTTTGGTTCCTATCCTGTCTATAAAATGAATTTCTCGCTGTTTGTTTATCGGTTGTTGGCTAATATGTTAGATTCTACCAAGCGACATCAATGGGAAAAAATTTGTACTACTATTATGGAACTTGAGCAAATTTGGTTGCAGCTACCAAAATCAG
- a CDS encoding ISL3 family transposase, whose translation MENYLNLMLGLPEVTVAKVLTEENEVYLNIKLTNLGTNCPKCQGYTTEINQNRPMIVRDLSCFDKFTYLLVPRRQFYCRCCQKYFTENLSWIDWKRRHTLRYEINIFERVVSSSIAQVASTEGLSYDETEGIFNQIAKKQEDQHWLEATRISLDEIAMHKGHQDYKAVICDLDKKKLIEVVDGRTQDCLIERLSELPIKVKKAVKEVSVDMWHGFPKVIKEIFPNAQIVTDRFHVMKLLIEELKKIAKSSGVNEKNKLSLILRNKIDLKDSERDELENLLSKSKRLKAAYEYKEEFRNIYETSQSVSEGEKRFQEWLKKARQVYGKVINTISEHLSTICNYFISHASSGVMEGINNKIKLVKRQGYGFRNFENFRLRLLAAFSS comes from the coding sequence ATGGAAAATTATCTGAATTTAATGCTGGGATTACCTGAAGTTACGGTTGCCAAAGTTTTGACCGAAGAAAATGAAGTTTACCTTAACATTAAATTGACCAATTTAGGGACAAATTGTCCAAAATGCCAGGGCTATACCACCGAAATCAATCAAAACCGTCCGATGATAGTACGAGACCTTTCCTGTTTTGATAAATTTACTTATTTGCTAGTGCCACGACGGCAATTTTATTGCCGTTGTTGTCAAAAATATTTCACAGAAAACCTGTCATGGATAGACTGGAAAAGGCGACATACTTTGCGATATGAAATCAATATTTTTGAGCGCGTAGTTTCATCAAGCATAGCTCAAGTTGCCTCGACTGAAGGGCTGTCTTATGATGAAACTGAAGGGATATTTAATCAAATTGCTAAAAAGCAAGAAGATCAGCATTGGCTCGAAGCTACTCGGATAAGTCTTGATGAAATTGCCATGCATAAAGGGCATCAAGATTATAAAGCAGTAATCTGCGACCTAGATAAAAAAAAGCTAATAGAAGTTGTTGATGGAAGGACCCAAGATTGTTTGATAGAAAGGCTTTCTGAACTTCCGATTAAAGTAAAAAAAGCGGTAAAAGAAGTGAGTGTTGATATGTGGCATGGCTTTCCAAAAGTTATTAAAGAAATTTTTCCAAATGCTCAAATTGTGACTGACAGATTTCATGTAATGAAACTTCTGATTGAAGAATTGAAAAAAATTGCTAAATCTTCTGGTGTTAACGAAAAGAATAAACTTTCTCTTATTTTGAGAAACAAAATTGATTTAAAAGATTCTGAACGGGATGAATTAGAAAACCTGTTATCTAAATCTAAGCGTTTGAAGGCAGCTTACGAATATAAAGAGGAATTCCGAAACATTTATGAAACGAGTCAAAGTGTTTCAGAAGGCGAAAAGCGTTTTCAAGAATGGTTAAAGAAAGCTCGCCAAGTATATGGGAAAGTTATTAATACTATTTCCGAGCATTTATCAACGATTTGCAATTATTTTATTAGTCATGCTAGTAGTGGTGTTATGGAGGGAATTAACAACAAAATAAAACTCGTAAAGCGACAAGGATATGGATTTAGAAATTTTGAAAACTTTCGGTTACGTCTTTTAGCAGCTTTTTCATCATAG